From the genome of Eucalyptus grandis isolate ANBG69807.140 chromosome 2, ASM1654582v1, whole genome shotgun sequence, one region includes:
- the LOC104432620 gene encoding protein LIGHT-DEPENDENT SHORT HYPOCOTYLS 5 isoform X3: protein MDSASGAGASPPDPHGVLVVPTTSTTAETIPGPSSPQEAAAAAASPPSRYESQKRRDWNTFLQYLQNHKPPLTLARCSGAQVLEFLKYLDQFGKTKVHMNGCPFFGNPTPPGPCACPLKQAWGSLDALIGRLRAAFEENGGRPELNPFAARAVRIYLREVKEGQAKARGIPYEKKKRKRAAVAAVAVAKVTAGNAPVAAGSDQ, encoded by the exons ATGGATTCAGCATCTGGCGCTGGAGCATCGCCGCCCGACCCGCACGGCGTGCTAGTAGTTCCCACAACCTCGACGACTGCCGAAACCATTCCGGGACCGTCATCGCCacaggaggcggcggcggcggcggcatccCCACCCAGCAGGTACGAGTCGCAGAAGCGGAGAGACTGGAACACCTTCTTGCAGTACCTCCAGAACCACAAGCCTCCGCTAACGCTGGCCCGGTGCAGCGGGGCCCAGGTGCTGGAGTTCCTCAAGTACTTGGACCAGTTCGGCAAGACCAAGGTCCACATGAACGGCTGCCCCTTCTTCGGCAATCCCACCCCGCCTGGCCCCTGCGCCTGCCCTCTCAAGCAGGCCTGGGGCAGCCTTGACGCGCTCATTGGCCGCCTCCGGGCTGCCTTCGAGGAGAACGGTGGGCGGCCCGAGTTGAACCCTTTCGCCGCGAGGGCGGTCCGGATATACTTGAGGGAGGTCAAGGAAGGCCAGGCCAAGGCCAGAGGGATTCCCTATGAGAAGAAGAAGCGGAAACGGGCTGCCGTCGCCGCGGTGGCAGTGGCGAAGGTCACCGCTGGGAATGCGCCGGTGGCCGCCGGGAGTGATCAG TAG
- the LOC104432620 gene encoding protein LIGHT-DEPENDENT SHORT HYPOCOTYLS 5 isoform X1, with protein sequence MDSASGAGASPPDPHGVLVVPTTSTTAETIPGPSSPQEAAAAAASPPSRYESQKRRDWNTFLQYLQNHKPPLTLARCSGAQVLEFLKYLDQFGKTKVHMNGCPFFGNPTPPGPCACPLKQAWGSLDALIGRLRAAFEENGGRPELNPFAARAVRIYLREVKEGQAKARGIPYEKKKRKRAAVAAVAVAKVTAGNAPVAAGSDQSKPTHLDKRTVANHRLQDCPPDVILDFILIWSTKKTLPSVTPPKQDIKTRSFSAGDKQELHLRLLEGLLKFDNI encoded by the exons ATGGATTCAGCATCTGGCGCTGGAGCATCGCCGCCCGACCCGCACGGCGTGCTAGTAGTTCCCACAACCTCGACGACTGCCGAAACCATTCCGGGACCGTCATCGCCacaggaggcggcggcggcggcggcatccCCACCCAGCAGGTACGAGTCGCAGAAGCGGAGAGACTGGAACACCTTCTTGCAGTACCTCCAGAACCACAAGCCTCCGCTAACGCTGGCCCGGTGCAGCGGGGCCCAGGTGCTGGAGTTCCTCAAGTACTTGGACCAGTTCGGCAAGACCAAGGTCCACATGAACGGCTGCCCCTTCTTCGGCAATCCCACCCCGCCTGGCCCCTGCGCCTGCCCTCTCAAGCAGGCCTGGGGCAGCCTTGACGCGCTCATTGGCCGCCTCCGGGCTGCCTTCGAGGAGAACGGTGGGCGGCCCGAGTTGAACCCTTTCGCCGCGAGGGCGGTCCGGATATACTTGAGGGAGGTCAAGGAAGGCCAGGCCAAGGCCAGAGGGATTCCCTATGAGAAGAAGAAGCGGAAACGGGCTGCCGTCGCCGCGGTGGCAGTGGCGAAGGTCACCGCTGGGAATGCGCCGGTGGCCGCCGGGAGTGATCAG TCTAAACCAACACACTTGGATAAACGAACTGTAGCCAACCATCGACTCCAAGATTGCCCACCGGATGTTATCCTTGATTTTATTCTAATTTGGTCTACCAAGAAGACGCTTCCATCAGTCACTCCCCCCAAGCAAGACATAAAAACAAG GAGCTTCAGTGCAGGGGACAAGCAGGAACTTCATCTTCGTTTGTTGGAGGGTCTTCTCAAATTTGATAACATCTAG
- the LOC104432620 gene encoding protein LIGHT-DEPENDENT SHORT HYPOCOTYLS 5 isoform X2 encodes MDSASGAGASPPDPHGVLVVPTTSTTAETIPGPSSPQEAAAAAASPPSRYESQKRRDWNTFLQYLQNHKPPLTLARCSGAQVLEFLKYLDQFGKTKVHMNGCPFFGNPTPPGPCACPLKQAWGSLDALIGRLRAAFEENGGRPELNPFAARAVRIYLREVKEGQAKARGIPYEKKKRKRAAVAAVAVAKVTAGNAPVAAGSDQELQCRGQAGTSSSFVGGSSQI; translated from the exons ATGGATTCAGCATCTGGCGCTGGAGCATCGCCGCCCGACCCGCACGGCGTGCTAGTAGTTCCCACAACCTCGACGACTGCCGAAACCATTCCGGGACCGTCATCGCCacaggaggcggcggcggcggcggcatccCCACCCAGCAGGTACGAGTCGCAGAAGCGGAGAGACTGGAACACCTTCTTGCAGTACCTCCAGAACCACAAGCCTCCGCTAACGCTGGCCCGGTGCAGCGGGGCCCAGGTGCTGGAGTTCCTCAAGTACTTGGACCAGTTCGGCAAGACCAAGGTCCACATGAACGGCTGCCCCTTCTTCGGCAATCCCACCCCGCCTGGCCCCTGCGCCTGCCCTCTCAAGCAGGCCTGGGGCAGCCTTGACGCGCTCATTGGCCGCCTCCGGGCTGCCTTCGAGGAGAACGGTGGGCGGCCCGAGTTGAACCCTTTCGCCGCGAGGGCGGTCCGGATATACTTGAGGGAGGTCAAGGAAGGCCAGGCCAAGGCCAGAGGGATTCCCTATGAGAAGAAGAAGCGGAAACGGGCTGCCGTCGCCGCGGTGGCAGTGGCGAAGGTCACCGCTGGGAATGCGCCGGTGGCCGCCGGGAGTGATCAG GAGCTTCAGTGCAGGGGACAAGCAGGAACTTCATCTTCGTTTGTTGGAGGGTCTTCTCAAATTTGA